In a single window of the Lineus longissimus chromosome 4, tnLinLong1.2, whole genome shotgun sequence genome:
- the LOC135486872 gene encoding leptin receptor gene-related protein-like, giving the protein MSALVLLAFSAAIGITLLVLGCALPQFNNWWPMFVLIFYALSPVPTIISRRYAGSLDSASSALVEFNIFMTTGIVVSAYGLPVVLAHTPLAMPVIQWGAMGLVMAGNTVVFITILGYFYTFGNEDFDYSMW; this is encoded by the exons ATGTCAGC CCTCGTCCTCCTGGCTTTCTCAGCTGCCATTGGCATCACACTGTTGGTACTGGGATGTGCTTTACCACAATTCAA CAACTGGTGGCCCATGTTTGTGCTGATCTTCTACGCACTTTCACCGGTCCCAACAATTATATCAAGACGTTATGCAGGCAGCTTGGACTCGGCGAGCAGTGCCCTTGTGGAATTTAACATATTTATGACAACCGGTATTGTCGTATCAGCATATGGCTTGCCGGTTGTATTAGCACATACCCCATTAGCAATGCCTGTG ATCCAGTGGGGCGCGATGGGCCTCGTCATGGCAGGAAACACTGTTGTATTCATAACGATATTAGGATATTTCTACACGTTTGGCAACGAGGACTTTGACTACTCAATGTGGTGA